The Candidatus Methylomirabilota bacterium genome includes the window AAATGATATACTAAAATACCGTTTTTGTCATTGAGGCCGACAGTCTTTCCGACGCAAAGCGGTGAGGTGCAGCAGGCTGTTACGGTATCCATGCATCGTCGCATCATCAGCGGATTGGGACAATAGGCATGAAAAAGGTGAAAAAGATCGTCCTGGCATACTCCGGCGGGCTGGATACGTCGGTGATCCTGCGCTGGCTCATCGAGACCTATCACGCCGAGGTGATCGCGTTCTGCGCCGACCTGGGACAGGGCGAGGAGCTGGAGCCGGTGCGGGAGAAGGCGCTCAAGACGGGCGCTAGCAAGGTCTACATCAAAGACCTGCGAGAGGAGTTTGTGCGCGACTTCGTCTTCCCCTGCGTGCAGGCCAATGCAGTCTATGAGGGGCGGTACCTGCTCGGCACCTCGATGGCGAGGCCGTTGATCGCGAAGCACCAGATGGCGGTTGCGCGCAAGGAGGGCGCGGATGCCGTGGCACATGGCGCCACCGGGAAGGGGAACGATCAGGTTCGGTTCGAGCTCGCCTACTATGCCATCGACCCCCGCATTCGGGTCATCGCGCCGTGGCGCGAATGGGACCTCGGTTCGCGGTCCGATCTGATTGCGTATGCCAGAAAGTATGATATCCCGGTGCCGATCACAAAGGCGCGGCCGTACAGCACCGACCGCAACCTGTTTCACATCAGCTTCGAGGGCGGGATCCTGGAGGACCCGTGGCAGGAGCCGCCGGACGAGATGTTTGTCTTGAGCGTCGCGCCGGAGCGGGCGCCGGACCGCGCGACCTATGTTGAGGTTGAGTTCCAGAATGGCCGACCTATCGCGCTGGACGGCAAGCGCCTCTCGCCCGCGGGGCTGCTGCAGCGCTTGAACAAGATCGGCGGAGAGCACGGAATCGGTCGGGTCGATATCGTTGAAAATCGCTACGTCGGGATGAAGTCGCGAGGGGTCTATGAGACACCGGGGGGAACCATCCTGCAGGCCGCCCATCGCGCCGTGGAATCGCTCACAATGGATCGCGAGGTGATGCACCTGCGCGACTCCCTCATCCCTCGTTTCTCTGAGCTGGTCTACTACGGCTACTGGTTCTCGCCGGAGATGGAGATGCTGTTGCGGACGATCGAGGCGTCTCAAGAGGGGGTGACCGGGACGGCCCGGGTGAAACTGTACAAGGGCAACTGCGAGGTGGTGGGGCGGAAGTCGGCAGTCTCGCTCTACGATCCAGCCTTCGCGACCTTTGAGGCGGATCAGGTGTACCGACAGGCCGACGCCGAGGGGTTCATCCGTCTGAACGCGTTGCGGCTTCGTATTCGCGCCTTAAGAAAACAACGTGGGGTGCGGGGGCGCGCAAGGGCGAAATATAGGGTATAGCTAGACCCTACCCCCTAAACCCTACACCCTGTTTTTGAGGTGTGTGGTGCATGTAATGACGCAGCAGTTAGACCATGAAAACAAGACGAAAAGCTAAAAAGCCATGGGGTGGGCGGTTTCAGCAGGCGACCGATCCGCGGGTCGAAGCCTACACCGCCTCGATTCACTTCGACCGTCGCCTCTATCAGCACGATATCGCCGGCAGTATTGCCCACGCGCGGATGCTGGCGCGGTGTGGCCTGCTGACCAGGGCCGAGGCCGATAAGATCAGCTCAGGGCTGACCGAGATCGGGGGCGAGATCGAGCGTGGCGAGTTCCGTTTCGATCCGTCGCTGGAAGATATCCACATGGCGATTGAGGCCCGGCTGATCGAAAAGGTGGGAGAGGCCGGCGCCAAGCTCCACACCGGCCGGAGTCGGAATGACCAGGTTGCCCTTGATCTGCGTCTCTATCTGCGGGAGGAGATCGATCAGGTCCGACACCTGATCGTTGAGCTTGAGCGTGCGCTGATCACACAGGCGGAAGCGCATCTGAAACTGATCATGCCCGGCTACACCCACCTGCAACGGGCCCAGCCGATCCTCCTGGCTCACCACCTGATGGCCTATGTCGAGATGCTGGAGCGGGATCGCGAGCGACTGCGCGATGCCATTCGCCGGGTAAATGTGCTCCCGCTCGGTTCAGGGGCGCTGGCTGGGGTCGGCCTGCCGATTGATCGCGCCTTTGTCGCCAGGGCGCTCCGTTTCCCGTCGCTGTCGGCCAATTCGCTGGATGCGGTGTCGGACCGCGACTTCGTCATTGAACCGCTTTCTGCATGCGCACTTCTCATGGCGCACCTATCCCGCCTGGCGGAGGAGATCGCCCTGTGGGCGTCGGCAGAGTTCGGATTCATTGAGCTGCCGGACGCCTTTGCCACCGGGTCCAGCATGATGCCGCAGAAAAAGAATCCGGATATCGCCGAGCTGGCGCGGGGGAAGAGCGGCCGTGTCTTCGGCGCCCTCATGGCGCTGCTCACTATCGTCAAGGGGCTGCCGCTCAGCTATAATCGCGATCTGCAGGAGGATAAGGAACCGCTTTTTGACAGCGTGGAGTCGGTCAAGGCGACGCTCGTCATTATGGCGTCATTGGTGCGTCATCTGACATTCTGCGCGGATCGCATGCGGGAGGCGGCAGAGGAGGGATGCTTGAACGCTACCGATCTGGCCGATTATCTGGTGTGCAAGGGGATGCCGTTTCGACAAGCTCACGAGGTGGTGGGCCTGCTCGTCCGGAGCGCGCTTACCAAGCGGTGTCGGCTCGAGGATCTGTCGCTGCAAGAACTACAGACTGCCTCCCCCCTGCTTGAGAAGGACGTCTTTCCCTATATTACGCTCGAGGCCTGCATCGAGCGACGAACAGCCGTCGGCGGGACCGCGACCAGCGCAGTGAAAAAGGCGATCACAGCCGCGAAGACCAGACTTCGGAGTCGATAAGATGCGGATTCGAGAGATCATCGTTGCAGCGTCTCTAGGCTTGTTGGTGTTCTCGGGGTGTGGCCGGAGCGGTCCGCCTGTCATACCGATTACGATAGAGCCCTCTCCGCCGACCGATCTGACGGCGCTTGTGCGCAACCGTGCGGTGGTCCTTGCATGGACGAGACCGACGACGAATATCGATGGCACGGCGCTGAAATACCTGGCGACGTTTCAGATCTCCCGAGCGCAAACAGCCCCCCAGACCTCCGGCTACTCGGTCATCGCCACCGTAAAGGCCGAGAAGCCGGAGAATGCGGTCGTGTCGCGCAATCGGTACGCATTTACCGACGGCAGTGTGGTTGTGGGTGCCAGGTACACCTATACCGTCGAGGCGGTGAGTCGGCGAGGGGTGGTCGGCCCGTCGTCACCGGAGGCGACCGCCCTGGTCACGGTCGAGATGGAAGCCCCCTCCAACGTGCGAGTTGAAGCCGGCGAGCGAGCGGTTCGTCTTTTCTGGGATGCGCCTGCTCGACGAATTGATGGAAGTCCGCTGGATCTTGTGCCACGCTATAACATCTACCGTGGTGCGAGCCCCGGCCAATACGATCCCGTCCCGGTCAATCGAGAGCCCATTGTTGGTACGCAGTTTCAGGATACGGATCTGGTGAACGATCGGACCTACTATTATCGCATCGCCGCCGTGGAAAGTCAGGAGCCGCCCTGGCAGGAGGGATTGTCGTCCGGCGAGGTGAGCGCCGCGCCGATGGATCTGACGCCTCCGGCGCCTCCACAACGGGTACGGGCCGTCGTTGGACCCGGCCTGGCCGTCTCGCTGAGTTGGGATCTGAACCGCGAGGCGGACCTGCTGGGCTATCACGTCTATCGAAGCGATGCGACCGAACGCCCTCCCCAACGGCTGACAGAAGCTCCACTCAAATCGCCGACCTTTACCGATCGATCGGTCAGATCGCGCGGTCGATATCTCTACACCGTGACGGCGATTGACGCCTCATCCCGACACAACGAAAGCGTCGCCTCGGAGCCCGTCGAAGCCCGCGTTCCATAGAAAAACGGATACCGGGCGGTTGACATCGTCGCCGAGGTTTCCAAACGATTCGGTGACGGGAAGGTAACGCGCGTTACGCGGAACCGTTTGCGCCCTGCCTCAGCTCCCGACAGGCCCGCTCCAGCGCAAGCACGGCCCGATGAGAGGTTGCGGACCGTGATCTTTTCGCTTGCTTGATCAGCCGCTCCAGCACGTCGATCGTTTCCTGATACGGTTCCGCAGGCGATCCTGTCCCCTTTGTCCCGTAGTGGCCCACCTGCTCAGCCGCTCGTTGTCGCGTGTTTCGTTCGACCGCATACCGGACGGCCTTCCGCTTGCCTCCTGTCATCCTGCGATGGACGTTGAGGACGCGGATGATCTCCAGCAGCAGTGGGATATCGCTGCGCGATATCTTAGCGACTTCCCGGAGCAGCGCCGTTCTTTCCGCTTCTCCGCTGAGTGTTCTGAGTTCCTCCGGCAGCAGATGAGATGAGGCTTCTTCCTGGAAAAAAAACGCAAGAGGGGCAGCTAATGCGTCGCTGAGCTTTTCCAGCACCTTGAGTGAGGGTAGTTGCTCTCCCCGCTCGATCTTTCCGATATACGTGTAGTCTACCCTTCCTACAATCTTATTGGCCACCTCCTTCTGGGTCAGATTGCGCATCCTTCGAATCCGCCTCAGACGCCTGCCAATTTGAATTGTCAGCTCTGCGCTCACACATTCCTCCTGGAAGCGAAAAGTACTTCGCTTTTCTACTGAAGTCAATAGGATTCCAAGTCCTCATAGAATAGGAGGCTTTCGAAAAACGATATATAGTCTTGATTATGGCTTGACAATAATGTGTATATATCCTACACTTTCGCGCATAGAAAAACGTCGCAGCATGAAAGAGCGTGTAACATCATTAAAACAATCTTTAAATACGAATGTCACGCTGTGTGGCAGCAGACGCCATGAATAAGCGAGTTGCACTATTGGCCTTGATTTGCCGATCTCGATGGTTTTCATCGATGTCCACGGAAGAACTGAAGTTATATCTTCTCCTCCTGGTTTCCGCTGTACGGATTGGCGAGGAAGGGCAGATCGCTTGGGAGATCTTAAAGCGGGGGCTGGGAGCATCACTGACCGTCAAGAAGATAGAGCGGCTAGGCGAAGCTTTGGGCCGGCATGGGCTTGCCAGGGTGCGTGTGATCTATCCGCCGGAAGCCGGCGGGCGTGAACGAGGTGATGTAGTTCCTGTGGTCTACTCAACAGTCTTTGGTTTAGAGCGGTTAATAGGTCCGGCGTCGAGGGGTCCGAGACGCGGGCGCGAGAAAGACGATGGTTGATCCGAGCCTGGAGGGGCGCGACCGGTTTCGGGTTCTGGTTGCGGATGATAGCAGCGAGATCCGCGAACTGCTCTTTGAGGCCCTCAGTTCGATAGAGTGCCGCGTGACTTGCGTGAGAGACGGTCTGGAGGCGCTTGCCAGCTTACAGGCTGGGACGTACGATCTCCTCATTACCGACTATCAGATGCCTCATCTGAACGGGCTGACCCTGCTCAGATGCCTGCGAACCGTGGGCTGCTGCCCGCGCTCGATTCTGATTACTGCACACAATTCACCCGATCTCATCGAGGAGGCCAAACAGGCAGGGGCCGCCCTCGTGCTTCCCAAGCCTGTGGCCATTGCTTACCTCCTTTCCCTTGTGAAGACTATCAGGGCTCAGCAACCTCCGAATCGAAAGGACGGGGTGTAAGGCGCCCAGAGACGGTCCTGGAGCTCAAAACAAAAAAAGAAGACAAAAACGCGCGAACTCCCCTCGGCGGATGCGAGACAGGATCTGATCCGGCTTGCTTCCGGGAAAGGCTAAGGCGGAGATCAGGGCGGCAGATATTCTGCAACGCCTCCTGACGGATTTTGCCCCGCGACCAGCAGCTTTTCAGGGTAGGACAGTGCGCGACGTACTGTCCATCTTCTCCGAGTTCGACGATCACCTTGATGTTCATACCCAGAGTCTACGCAAGCCATTCCAAAACAATGTCAATTAACCCAACAAGAATCGGCCCATCGCCAATCCGATTTCGTTGAACCCGCCAAGAGCCGTAATGTCAAACCAGGCGTGTCAAGGGAAACCCAGGGCAGGGGTATGGAGCCCTTAACCTTGTGGCCGCTTGGAGGCGTGTGGTACCATGGCGCTGTGGCGACCATGAAGCACATTATCGTAGGGACCGCAGGCCATATTGACCACGGCAAGACTGCGCTCGTCAAGGCCCTCACCGGCGTCGACACCGACCGGTTGAAGGAGGAGAAGGAGCGCGGAATCTCCATCGAGCTCGGGTTCGCCGACCTGGTCCTGTCCGATGACCTGCAACTCGGGATCGTCGACGTCCCGGGACATGAGCGGTTCGTCAAGACGATGCTTGCGGGCGTCGGCGGGATCGACATCGTTGTGCTGGTCATTGCAGCCGACGAGGGGGTAATGCTCCAGACGCGCGAGCACCTGCACATCTGCGAGTTGCTTCAGGTCAAGCGGGGTGTCGTAGCACTGACGAAGATCGATCTCGTCGAGCCCGATTGGCTGGAAATGGTGCGGACCGATTTGCAGGGGTTTCTGGCCGGCACCTTCCTTGAGGGTGCGCCGGTCGTTGCCGTCTCATCGGTGACCGGGCAGGGGCTTTCGCAGTTGAGGACGATCCTCCGCGAGACGGCCGAGACGATCGAGCCGAGGTGCGACAGCGGGATCTTCCGTCTGCCGATCGATCGGGTCTTTACCATCAAAGGATTCGGCACAGTGGTCACCGGCACCCTCTGGTCTGGAACGGTGCGGGTTGGAGGCGAGGTGGTCATCCTGCCTGTCGGACGCCGTTCGCGCGTCCGGCGGCTTCAGGTCCACGGCCACACAGTCGAGCAGGCCTGGGCCGGACAGCGGACCGCCGTTAACCTGCCGGGTCTCGAGGTCGATCAACTCAATCGCGGCGATCTCTTGGCGTTTCCGGATACGCTGCAACCGACCCTGACCCTCGACGTATCATTAGCCCTGTTGAAGGACGCTCCGCGTGCCTTGCGGAATCGGACGCGGGTCCGTTTCCACTTGGGGACCGGCGAGATTCTGGCTCGCGTCGTCTTGCTCGATCGTGAAGAGTTGAATCCGGGCGAAGAGGCGTATGCCCACCTGCGATTGGAGGGGATGACCGTTGCCCTGGCCGGCGATCGGTACGTCATCCGAAGCTACTCGCCCGCCCAGACGATCGGGGGTGGAAGTATCCTCGATCCGAATCCCCCGGTCCGGCGCCGGGCCAGGGCGATGCTGCTCGAACACCTCAAGGTCCTGCAGACCGGTACATCGGCCCAGCAGGTCGAGCGCCTGCTGTTGCAGGCCGGTCCGGTACCGATCATGCCGGATGCGCTCAGGGTATCGGCCGGCCTGGATGAGACCGCGTTGCAGCGAGAGCTTGGACAACTTATTGAGGGCGGTACGGCTGTGGCGTTGGGGACCAAAGGCGAACTCGGATATCTGCACCGGCAAAGCTATGATCGTTTGGCGGCAGAGATCGTATCTCGTCTGAAGGATTTCCATAAACAGGAACCGCTGAAGGACGGGTTGCCGAAGGAGGAGCTGCGGTCCAAACTGCATCAGGTCGGTCCGGCCCTGTTCGTGCACCTGCTACAGGGACTCGCAGAGCAGCGGCACATCGCGCTCGACCGGGAAAAGGTACGACATTTCGAGCACCGTCCGACCCTTTCAGCCGCAGAACAGGCCGTGAAGGCGCGTCTGGCCGCGATCTACCTGCAGGCCGCCCTTCAGCCGGCGGACCTTGAGCCGGCGCTGACCCAGGCCGGCGCCGACCGCAAGACCGGGATCACCATCTTTCGTCGCCTTGTGGACGAGGGGATAGTCATCAAGATCAAGGACAACCTCTACCTGCACCACGATCATTACGGCCGTGCGAAGGAGATGCTTCTCAAACACTTTGAGACCCATGCCGCCATTACCGTGCAACAGTTCAAGGAACTCCTGGGGATCAGCCGGAGGTTTGCGATCCCCCTTCTGGAGCACTTCGATAGTGTCAAGCTGACCCGTCGGCATAACGATGAGCGGGTCCTCTATACCTAAGAGGCCGCAAGAGAGGAGGGCGCATGTTCGGATTGGGGATTCAAGAATTGGTGATCATTCTCATCATCGTGCTGCTCCTGTTCGGCGCCAGCCGGTTACCGGAGGTCGGCAGCGGCCTGGGGAAGGCCATTCGAGGCTTCAAGGATTCGCTGGCAGGGAAGGATGCCATCGATGTGACGCCTAAGAACGACAAGGATGAGGAGAAACGATCCGGTAAAGGAAAGGTGTAACGTACGATAAGATAAACTGAGGAGCTGTATAGTCCTGCGCAATGTCTACGAACCGGAGCGCGTACGGATGTTGGGATTCACGTATTGTGGGGTTGGACGATAATCCGAGGGGCGGAGATCTGAGCAATAAACGACTGGACTGTCTTGTGCAGGCTTGTGATGCGCAAGTATGGGGAATTTTGTGAGTATTTTTGTGCTTGACCTTGGGTGTCGCGTTTTAGTACACTGTGCTTCCGCAAGCAGTAGACACGTGCGAGACTCACGCGATACGCTGAACCGCTGCTTCTAGCCTCGAGAAAGATCTATACGTATCTGTCATATCTGTTGTGCTTGTTACGTCCGGGGATCCCGGAGAGTCATACCGATTATCGGAGCAGGAACGAGTGCGGGGTAACCGTCTAACCATATCGAAGAGAGCCGATCGATGAGGGTTGCAGTCCTGAAGGAGACCGAGTCAGGAGAAAAGCGCGTCGCGATTATCCCTGAAACGGTCAAACGATTGGTTAAAAAGGGTGTTGAGGTCTGCGTTGAGTCCGGCGCCGGTGAGGGGTCGTGCTTCCGGGATGGGGAGTACGAGGAGGCCGGCGCGACAATAGAGCCCTCGGCAGAGGCGCTACTCGCCGCGACGGATGTCATCATGAAGATTCAGCGCCCGACCCCGGCGGAACTCCAGAAGATTCGGGAAGGCACGACGATCATCAGCTTGCTCTATCCGCTGGTCAACCACGACCTCGTGCATACGCTTGCCGCCCGCAAGATCACCGCGGTCGCGGTGGACAGCATCCCCCGGACGACGCTGGCCCAGATGATGGATGTTTTGAGCTCGCAGGCAACGATCGCCGGATACTATG containing:
- a CDS encoding argininosuccinate synthase, producing MGMKKVKKIVLAYSGGLDTSVILRWLIETYHAEVIAFCADLGQGEELEPVREKALKTGASKVYIKDLREEFVRDFVFPCVQANAVYEGRYLLGTSMARPLIAKHQMAVARKEGADAVAHGATGKGNDQVRFELAYYAIDPRIRVIAPWREWDLGSRSDLIAYARKYDIPVPITKARPYSTDRNLFHISFEGGILEDPWQEPPDEMFVLSVAPERAPDRATYVEVEFQNGRPIALDGKRLSPAGLLQRLNKIGGEHGIGRVDIVENRYVGMKSRGVYETPGGTILQAAHRAVESLTMDREVMHLRDSLIPRFSELVYYGYWFSPEMEMLLRTIEASQEGVTGTARVKLYKGNCEVVGRKSAVSLYDPAFATFEADQVYRQADAEGFIRLNALRLRIRALRKQRGVRGRARAKYRV
- the argH gene encoding argininosuccinate lyase, with amino-acid sequence MKTRRKAKKPWGGRFQQATDPRVEAYTASIHFDRRLYQHDIAGSIAHARMLARCGLLTRAEADKISSGLTEIGGEIERGEFRFDPSLEDIHMAIEARLIEKVGEAGAKLHTGRSRNDQVALDLRLYLREEIDQVRHLIVELERALITQAEAHLKLIMPGYTHLQRAQPILLAHHLMAYVEMLERDRERLRDAIRRVNVLPLGSGALAGVGLPIDRAFVARALRFPSLSANSLDAVSDRDFVIEPLSACALLMAHLSRLAEEIALWASAEFGFIELPDAFATGSSMMPQKKNPDIAELARGKSGRVFGALMALLTIVKGLPLSYNRDLQEDKEPLFDSVESVKATLVIMASLVRHLTFCADRMREAAEEGCLNATDLADYLVCKGMPFRQAHEVVGLLVRSALTKRCRLEDLSLQELQTASPLLEKDVFPYITLEACIERRTAVGGTATSAVKKAITAAKTRLRSR
- a CDS encoding XRE family transcriptional regulator, whose product is MSAELTIQIGRRLRRIRRMRNLTQKEVANKIVGRVDYTYIGKIERGEQLPSLKVLEKLSDALAAPLAFFFQEEASSHLLPEELRTLSGEAERTALLREVAKISRSDIPLLLEIIRVLNVHRRMTGGKRKAVRYAVERNTRQRAAEQVGHYGTKGTGSPAEPYQETIDVLERLIKQAKRSRSATSHRAVLALERACRELRQGANGSA
- the selB gene encoding selenocysteine-specific translation elongation factor translates to MKHIIVGTAGHIDHGKTALVKALTGVDTDRLKEEKERGISIELGFADLVLSDDLQLGIVDVPGHERFVKTMLAGVGGIDIVVLVIAADEGVMLQTREHLHICELLQVKRGVVALTKIDLVEPDWLEMVRTDLQGFLAGTFLEGAPVVAVSSVTGQGLSQLRTILRETAETIEPRCDSGIFRLPIDRVFTIKGFGTVVTGTLWSGTVRVGGEVVILPVGRRSRVRRLQVHGHTVEQAWAGQRTAVNLPGLEVDQLNRGDLLAFPDTLQPTLTLDVSLALLKDAPRALRNRTRVRFHLGTGEILARVVLLDREELNPGEEAYAHLRLEGMTVALAGDRYVIRSYSPAQTIGGGSILDPNPPVRRRARAMLLEHLKVLQTGTSAQQVERLLLQAGPVPIMPDALRVSAGLDETALQRELGQLIEGGTAVALGTKGELGYLHRQSYDRLAAEIVSRLKDFHKQEPLKDGLPKEELRSKLHQVGPALFVHLLQGLAEQRHIALDREKVRHFEHRPTLSAAEQAVKARLAAIYLQAALQPADLEPALTQAGADRKTGITIFRRLVDEGIVIKIKDNLYLHHDHYGRAKEMLLKHFETHAAITVQQFKELLGISRRFAIPLLEHFDSVKLTRRHNDERVLYT
- a CDS encoding twin-arginine translocase TatA/TatE family subunit, which codes for MFGLGIQELVIILIIVLLLFGASRLPEVGSGLGKAIRGFKDSLAGKDAIDVTPKNDKDEEKRSGKGKV